In one window of Gossypium hirsutum isolate 1008001.06 chromosome A01, Gossypium_hirsutum_v2.1, whole genome shotgun sequence DNA:
- the LOC107930653 gene encoding ATP synthase subunit d, mitochondrial, which yields MSGAGKKVVDVAFKAGKSIDWEGMAKLLVSDEARKEFATLRRTFDEVNSTLQTKFSQEPEPIDWEYYRKGIGSRLVDMYKEAYESVEIPKFVDTVTPQFKPKFDALLVELKEAEENSLKESERLEKEIADVQELKQKISTMTADEYFEKHPELKKKFDDEIRNDNWGY from the exons ATGAGCGGAGCAGGAAAGAAAGTAGTAGATGTGGCTTTCAAAGCAGGAAAGAGCATTGATTGGGAAGGGATGGCGAAGCTTTTGGTCTCCGATGAGGCTCGCAAAGAGTTCGCCACTCTTCGTCGCACTTTCGATGAAGTTAACTCCACTTTACAGACCAAGTTCAGCCAG GAACCTGAGCCTATCGATTGGGAATATTATAGAAAAGGAATCGGCTCGCGATTGGTGGATATGTACAAAGAGGCTTATGAGA GCGTAGAGATCCCCAAGTTTGTTGACACAGTCACTCCTCAATTCAAACCGAAATTTGATGCATTG TTGGTTGAATTgaaagaagcagaagagaatTCTTTGAAAGAGTCCGAGCGTTTGGAGAAAGAAATTGCCGACGTTCAGGAACTGAAG CAAAAGATCAGCACCATGACAGCAGATGAGTACTTTGAGAAACATCCCGAACTGAAAAAGAAATTTGATGATGAGATCCGCAATGACAATTGGGGCTATTGA
- the LOC107930647 gene encoding calcium-binding mitochondrial carrier protein SCaMC-1, whose amino-acid sequence MLSKNDPIESISSSIQFVKEAFLPLELGIKKAAKDVESCFGVSNDKGKHVELIPQLNVSDRNDKVQIFGMKKSDGNFGSILNNGQCCVGSEEGKKGPSVKVPIKAFIGMFSPGNGKNNEKVEAVRKGLNEKDVDRDEGSCMNCFQFSATWSVLVNGFVQAMPSSFNTGRKRIQKMGDKDKGCRHSSTHDMKSKASSECKHREAKAQFSAKNEGLEHSDGKHVECFIGLILDQLTQNLQKFDQLLQESNRKHCECPQTPSPPSQFDYFKVVASIWEGQKADVNGFLGNLKFARVGGVPSGMVGVASHVNEEGDDDVSTGRREESAGNSPQKLASGILSIPLSNVERLRSTLSTVSLTELVELLPLLGRSSQDHPDKKKLFSVQDFFRYTESEGRRFFEELDRDGDGQVTLEDLEVAMRKRKLPQRYAREFMRRTRSHLFSKSFNWKQFLSLMEQKEPTILRAYTSLCLSKSGTLQKSEILASLKNAGLPANEDNAVAMMRFLNADTEESISYGHFRNFMLLLPSDRLLQDDPRNIWFEAATVVAVAPPVEIHAGSVLKSALAGGLSCALSTSLLHPVDTIKTRVQASTLTFPEIISKLPQIGVRGLYRGSIPAILGQFSSHGLRTGIFEASKLVLINVAPNLPDIQVQSMASFCSTLLGTAVRIPCEVLKQRLQAGLFDNVGEAIVGTWNQDGLKGFFRGTGATLCREVPFYVAGMGLYAESKKLAQQLLQRELEPWETIAVGAVSGGLAAVVTTPFDVMKTRMMTAPGGRPISMSVVAFSILRHEGPLGLFKGAVPRFFWIAPLGAMNFAGYELAKKAMVKNEEDQLSQKKLAKI is encoded by the exons ATGTTGTCTAAAAATGATCCAATTGAATCGATTTCGAGTTCGATTCAATTTGTAAAAGAAGCATTTTTACCTCTTGAATTGGGTATTAAGAAAGCTGCAAAAGATGTCGAAAGTTGTTTCGGGGTGTCGAATGATAAAGGAAAGCATGTTGAATTGATTCCCCAATTGAATGTTAGTGATAGGAATGATAAGGTTCAAATATTTGGTATGAAGAAGAGTGATGGTAATTTTGGTAGTATTCTTAATAATGGGCAATGTTGTGTTGGTAGTGAAGAGGGAAAGAAAGGGCCGTCTGTTAAAGTTCCGATCAAGGCTTTTATTGGAATGTTTTCGCCCGGAAATGGCAAGAACAACGAGAAGGTTGAGGCGGTTAGGAAAGGATTGAACGAAAAGGATGTGGATAGAGATGAAGGGTCTTGTATGAATTGCTTTCAGTTTTCTGCTACTTGGTCAGTGTTGGTTAACGGTTTTGTTCAGGCTATGCCAAGCTCGTTTAACACGGGTAGGAAAAGAATTCAGAAAATGGGTGACAAAGATAAAGGGTGTCGACATTCAAGTACTCATGACATGAAATCAAAGGCTTCGTCTGAGTGTAAGCATAGAGAGGCAAAGGCTCAGTTTAGTGCAAAGAATGAGGGTTTGGAACACAGTGATGGGAAACATGTTGAATGTTTTATAGGGCTTATTCTTGATCAGTTGACTCAAAATCTTCAGAAGTTTGATCAACTTCTACAGGAAAGTAACCGTAAGCACTGTGAATGTCCACAGACTCCATCTCCTCCCTCTCAGTTTGATTACTTTAAAGTGGTGGCAAGCATTTGGGAAGGTCAAAAAGCTGATGTAAATGGGTTTTTGGGAAATTTGAAGTTTGCTAGAGTGGGAGGTGTTCCGTCAGGTATGGTTGGAGTTGCTTCTCATGTGAATGAAGAGGGTGACGATGATGTTAGTACCGGACGAAGGGAAGAATCGGCTGGTAATTCCCCACAGAAACTGGCCAGTGGGATTCTTAGCATTCCTCTATCAAATGTGGAGCGTTTGAGATCCACCTTATCCACCGTCTCACTGACAGAATTGGTTGAACTTCTACCGCTTTTGGGCCGCTCTTCACAAGACCATCCTGACAAGAAGAAATTATTCTCTGTGCAGGATTTCTTCAGATACACAGAGTCAGAAG GGAGGAGGTTCTTTGAAGAATTGGATAGAGATGGTGACGGACAAGTAACTTTAGAAGATCTTGAAGTTGctatgagaaaaagaaaattgcCACAGAGATATGCTCGGGAATTCATGCGCCGCACGAGGAGTCATCTATTTTCTAAATCTTTCAATTGGAAGCAGTTTTTGTCTTTGATGGAACAGAAGGAGCCAACTATTCTTCGAGCTTATACTTCTCTCTGTTTAAGCAAGTCTGGGACCCTCCAGAAAAGTGAAATATTGGCCTCACTTAAAAATGCTGGACTTCCTGCAAATGAAGACAATGCTGTTGCTATGATGCGATTTTTGAATGCAGACACTGAAGAATCTATTTCATATGGACACTTCCGCAATTTTATGCTTCTATTGCCTTCTGATCGCCTACTTCAAGATGACCCTCG GAATATCTGGTTTGAAGCTGCAACTGTTGTTGCTGTTGCACCACCTGTGGAAATACATGCTGGAAGTGTTCTTAAGTCCGCGTTGGCTGGGGGTCTTTCATGTGCACTCTCCACATCTTTACTGCACCCAGTTGATACTATAAAG ACTCGAGTTCAAGCATCAACGCTTACCTTCCCTGAAATTATTTCAAAGCTTCCACAAATTGGAGTACGGGGGTTATATCGGGGTTCAATCCCTGCAATTCTTGGACAGTTTTCAAG CCATGGCCTGCGAACAGGAATATTTGAAGCAAGTAAACTTGTACTGATCAATGTTGCTCCAAACCTCCCAGACATCCAG GTTCAATCCATGGCATCATTCTGCAGTACACTTTTGGGAACAGCGGTGCGGATTCCTTGTGAGGTACTAAAGCAGCGTTTGCAAGCTGGTCTTTTTGACAACGTTGGAGAAGCTATTGTTGGTACTTGGAACCAAGACGGTCTAAAAGGTTTTTTCCGTGGGACTGGAGCCACTCTCTGCCGTGAGGTGCCATTCTATGTTGCTGGAATGGGACTCTATGCTGAATCCAAAAAG CTTGCCCAACAACTTCTTCAACGGGAACTGGAACCATGGGAAACTATTGCCGTTGGAGCTGTATCTGGAGGGTTAGCTGCCGTTGTCACTACACCTTTTGATGTCATGAAAACTAGAATGATGACTGCTCCAGGGGGCCGACCCATATCTATGTCAGTGGTAGCCTTTTCTATACTCCGTCACGAGGGACCTCTCGGTCTGTTTAAAGGAGCAGTACCCCGGTTTTTCTGGATTGCTCCCTTAGGCGCCATGAACTTTGCCGGCTACGAGTTGGCAAAGAAAGCCATGGTAAAAAATGAAGAGGATCAACTGTCCCAAAAGAAATTGGCTAAAATCTGA
- the LOC107930633 gene encoding uncharacterized protein, whose amino-acid sequence MGSQQAMEAFKVYRVLLKAVKNHIGKEEYKKHFSQYIAEQFRKNSQLSDPSLVAQRIKLANDYTYLLNSVHHHKDLLFSYNIAVDRSDEMKRILGKSAASVGLKLPEVYQP is encoded by the exons ATGGGTTCTCAACAAGCTATGGAAGCATTCAAAGTATATCGTGTCCTTCTCAAAGCAGTGAAAAACCACATTGGAAAAGAAGAGTATAAAAAGCATTTTAGCCAGTATATAGCAGAGCAATTTAGGAAAAACAGTCAACTTTCAGACCCTTCTTTAGTTGCTCAAAGAATTAAGCTTGCCAATGATTATACTTATTTGCTTAACAGTGTGCATCATCACAAG GACTTATTGTTCTCATACAACATAGCGGTTGATAGGTCAGATGAAATGAAAAGAATACTTGGAAAATCAGCTGCAAGTGTTGGTCTCAAGCTTCCTGAGGTTTATCAGCCTTGA